TTTTGTACAGCTTCCTTTGCACAGACAAAGGTAACATTGGATAAAGCAGGAGAACTCTCTCAGAAAATAAAACAGGCAGAGAAGTTCACTATCACCTCATTAATTGTATCAGGATCTATCAATAGTGACGACGTACGCTTCTTAAGAGAAATGGCCGGGAGAGATATGGATGGCAATGAAACAGACGGGAAACTCTCTTCACTCGACCTATCTGATGCAAAGATTGTTATGGGTGGTGGCAATTATTATAAGGTGAAAAGAGGACTATCCACAAAATATTATAATATTAAAGAAAACGATATAGTAGACTCTCATATGTTCTATAACTGCAGATCCCTCACCTCACTGAAACTTCCCAAAACAGTTAAAAAGATAGAACAAAATGCATTCTACAACTGTCAATCATTGAAAGAATGCACACTTCCCGAGAGCCTTTCTGAAATTAATGATAAAGCCTTTGCTAAAACAAAGCTGTCAGAAGTCACATTCCCTGCTTCTCTCACAAGCATTAAATATGAGGCTTTCTCCGAATGTAATAACTTAAAAACGCTCCGTTTTACCTCTCCATCAGTACCTACTTTCGGGCAAGATGTCTTTGAAGATTGCTCAAAACTCGAGAAAGTATATGTACCCAAGGCATCATTGAATGACTATAAAGACAAGCTAAACTTGACCCAAAAAGTACAGTTTATCGGTGAAGATCCAAAGACGGCAGGCATCAATTCCCTTGCAACTTCCAAAGACGCAGTCGAAGTGGAGCGCTATAATGCCAAAGGACAGCGCATAAACCATCCTGTGAAAGGCATGAACATCATCAAACTTTCTAATGGTAAGGTGGTGAAACGCATAGAGCGATAATGCGCTTGAAATTAGTTTTTTCTCAGCATCAAAGCGCTGTCTATTATTCAAAATATTATCCTATATGAACGAACAATCGCCGCAACTCATTAAAGTTACGGCGATTTTCTGTTTTAATCAATCCCTTGTAAACTCTTGTTCAGAGTACATCGAGTGGAGCTGGTGGGATTCGAACCCACGTCCGCACAAGGAAACCATACGCTTTCTACACGTTTATTCCAGCCTTCATTTTCGTGTCATAGCAAGACCTGGACCACCAACTATGACCTTATCCTCTAAAGAATTCACGCCCGGAGCGAGGCATCCAAGCGCTATTTCCGATTTACCTGCACCGCTTGACCCTTAGATTCGGAACAACATCCTTGGAGCAGTGTCTCGTTGCATCACCTTGTGACGCAATAAAGCCAGTAATCTACTATACTTCGATTAGGCAGCGAGAGCGTAATTATTTTCGCCAATTAATTTTTTGACCACTCAGATTAAGGAGCGAATAATCGAGGCTCCGCGTGCTTACGTACCATTTCATCTCGCCGTCAAATCCAGTCAACCCCGAGAGAATGTGCCTGCCGACAAACAGCAAGGCATTACGCTGAACAGCCTTATTCATAAAGAAATTTCCCTACATATTCGTCGAGAAACAAAATCATGACAGGCATATTCTGTTGCAAAGTTACAAGAATTTAAGAAAAAAGCAAAATTAAAGGCGATTATTTATGAAAATAAATCCATTGCAACACCAACGGTTATCTCCCCTACTCCAACCTCATGCAATCAACCAACACAAACAAGGGAAGAGACGTTTACACCGGATTGACATGATTTGAGATGCCGAATATCATGCAGATTAACAGGAGATCAGCACTCCTCCTGCGCCTTTGTTTTTGTAAATTTGTTTCATACCACATTTGCATTTGCCTTAAAAATTGATTATCTTTGCCGTAGGGAAAGTGGCAACACGCTTTCCCTTTTTTCATATCTTCACGCAGACCGCCGTGTAAAATCTATGAAAACAGCCTGCAATATGCGTCAAATGACGTTGCAACTTGCGTCATTTCATCATGCCTTTTGACAGCAGTCAGCACGAAAGATGATGCAAATGGCAAGATTATCTGAACGAAAGACTCCTCTCTTTTGCATCTACCCGAAAAACAGAACCATGAGAATTAAAATCCAATGTCATAATTTCCGTAAATTTTTATCTGTTTTTCTTGCTGCTATTCCCTATGATGAGATGAGGTTCCTTTCGACTTGCACTTTGAGCGAAATCTGCGTTTCAACAGACTGTAATCGGCTCCTGCAGCCTGCCATGTTTCTACCTTATATAATATTCTTCCCACAGCTTTCTGATAGCTAACCGGATAATACAACGTGAGCACATACCAACGTCTGTGCCTGCGTATATAGTGAGATGTGTAGGCATAATCAGGCATATCAGCCAACCGACCACGCTGCATGAAGTTTCCACGGCGATAGGCATAGACGCTCTCGGGAACCACCTTGCACTCCATGACAATGTTAACACCATTGTGAAAACCAAACTGTACATGACCACACCCATAGCCCTCAACATGCTCGCGGCGCAGAAACGAGGGATATTCAAACTGATAATCGAAAATGGAATCCGTGTAAACGCTGAACTGTTCGAAGTTCATTCCCTCCTTGAAACGCTCTTGGGGCTCGCGCTGGTCGGGCTGAAAGAGGAACATGGCCACGCAACAGGCGATAATAAACAGAAGGATAAAAAGCAATAGTTTCTTCATTTTGCGATGCTCTTGTAGCGCAAAAATAAAACAAAGCAGCACAAAGCCAACTAAAAAGAAACCAACATTTAACTGACAAATGTCATTTTAGGAACGATAACACACCACATTGCAATCCCCTATTCTATCACTTCGAGCCGATAATCACGCCCGCGCTCTGACGTGATTTTCAGTCGTCCTTCGGCTTCAAGCACGGGTTTGATGCGCTTGATGAGCGTATAAAGCGTGTCGTTGGCATCGGGTTTCTTCGGCCAAAGGGCATCACAGATATCCTGTTTCGACAGCTGATGATGTGGACTTCGGAAGAACATAAGGAGCAACACATGCTGCATCGGCGTGAGTTTCACCGATTGATGCTTCAGCGTATAGAAGCGGTTTTCAGCTTCTGAAAACATCAGATGACCGAAAACTATCATCCCCTTGCGATGACGTTTGAAGTAACCTATGGAGAAAATCGCCCACAACAAGGCCATGGCCGAAAAAGAAAGAGGCAGCCGTTGGTCGGAGAATGCCAAAACAGAAGCCACTGAACAATGTGCAAAAGCTTGAAAGTCAGCAGTTGAATGTTGGTTTTTCCAACGCATCGGACGTGTAGACAACATGCCTTCATCACCATTCATTGCATAATAGACAATAGACTTTTCGCGCAAAGCCATTATCCGAAGATGGCTGCGATAGGTCAGAATAGTGTCCGGGGTGATTGTCATTTCGCTCTTTTCTGCCAAAGTCTGCATCAGCGCCTGACTCATATCGGCCACCATTTCACGCTCGGCACTGCGATAACTGTGCATGCTCGACAATGCTGCACAAGCCACAATGAACATAAAAACGACTAAAGAATGATATGCTTTCATACGTTCTTCTCCTTCTTAAAGCCTGTTGCCATGGCTTAAAATACGATTACTTCTGTGCAAAAATAATGAAAAAACAGAAATAAACAAAGTGAAAATACGATTTGTTTAAGGCTGTATAGAAATATAATCGATAGAAAAACCTATACTCAAACGAGGGGAAGTTTACAGAAATGAATAGCCAAACAGGACTTTATTTTATAAAAAATCCTAAAAAATGGGTATTGTTTTATCTATTTTTAAGGTCTACCTTTGCACCCAATATAATTACAGTCATGAAAAAGAAATCAATTTTATTGTCCGTCGTGGCACTATGTGTATTGGCCTTGTTCTCTTGCAGTGACAAGAACGATGCACCCTCTTACAGTTCAAAAGCATTGAAAAATGCAGAGTTAGTAAACATCTTGAAAGCAAAGGGTTACACCTTTAATGAAAACGGTCAGTTAGCACTTAACGATCTTGTCAATAATACTACATCACTTGATTTGAGTGGAACGAAGTTGAAAGACCTGACAGAACTCGACATATTTCCCAACCTCCATGAGTTGAAACTCGCCAATAATGGCTATGGT
The nucleotide sequence above comes from Segatella oris. Encoded proteins:
- a CDS encoding leucine-rich repeat domain-containing protein; this encodes MQFITFKKSMLSIALTLFCTASFAQTKVTLDKAGELSQKIKQAEKFTITSLIVSGSINSDDVRFLREMAGRDMDGNETDGKLSSLDLSDAKIVMGGGNYYKVKRGLSTKYYNIKENDIVDSHMFYNCRSLTSLKLPKTVKKIEQNAFYNCQSLKECTLPESLSEINDKAFAKTKLSEVTFPASLTSIKYEAFSECNNLKTLRFTSPSVPTFGQDVFEDCSKLEKVYVPKASLNDYKDKLNLTQKVQFIGEDPKTAGINSLATSKDAVEVERYNAKGQRINHPVKGMNIIKLSNGKVVKRIER
- a CDS encoding helix-turn-helix domain-containing protein, which produces MKAYHSLVVFMFIVACAALSSMHSYRSAEREMVADMSQALMQTLAEKSEMTITPDTILTYRSHLRIMALREKSIVYYAMNGDEGMLSTRPMRWKNQHSTADFQAFAHCSVASVLAFSDQRLPLSFSAMALLWAIFSIGYFKRHRKGMIVFGHLMFSEAENRFYTLKHQSVKLTPMQHVLLLMFFRSPHHQLSKQDICDALWPKKPDANDTLYTLIKRIKPVLEAEGRLKITSERGRDYRLEVIE